Proteins co-encoded in one Candidatus Korarchaeum sp. genomic window:
- a CDS encoding ribonuclease P gives MRRDKKRERDIARQRIERLLSLADEIYMRDKELAISYGELARRISMRYRVRIPREWSWRYCRNCKKFLYPGINMRVRIRPRRMPHIVLMCEECGGLNRHPY, from the coding sequence TTGAGGAGGGATAAGAAGAGGGAGAGGGACATAGCCAGGCAGAGGATAGAGAGGCTTTTGAGCTTAGCTGATGAGATTTACATGAGGGATAAGGAACTCGCTATCTCCTACGGTGAGCTAGCTAGGAGGATCTCTATGAGGTATAGGGTCAGGATACCCAGGGAGTGGAGCTGGAGGTACTGCAGAAACTGTAAGAAGTTCCTCTACCCCGGGATCAATATGAGAGTTAGGATCAGGCCTAGGAGGATGCCCCATATAGTGCTTATGTGTGAGGAGTGCGGTGGATTGAATAGACACCCCTATTGA
- a CDS encoding translation initiation factor IF-6: MILKAKVLGSPNLGIYLRIAGNYLLAPKGVSRSLEEIVSKLNLKLIEASVYESRMLGVLTVANSRALLLPPLSSERELRDLREKLDIEVHILPTMKLTALGNDIVANDYGAIVHPSFTDRELDIIAKLLGVKVMRGRVGGIPVVGSLVVANNRGCLISPSVDDSELKGISDTLGVECLKGTINDGIIYVRVGLVACDSGALVGFPTTPVEIENLAEALKIEP; the protein is encoded by the coding sequence ATGATATTAAAGGCCAAGGTACTGGGGAGCCCGAACCTCGGGATCTACCTCAGGATCGCTGGTAATTACTTACTAGCTCCGAAGGGGGTCAGCCGTTCCCTGGAGGAGATAGTGAGTAAACTGAACCTCAAGCTCATCGAAGCTAGTGTCTATGAGAGCAGGATGCTCGGGGTCCTCACTGTAGCTAATAGTAGGGCCTTGCTCCTCCCACCCCTCTCCTCGGAGAGGGAGCTCAGGGATCTGAGGGAGAAGCTAGATATAGAAGTGCACATACTCCCTACTATGAAGCTGACAGCTCTCGGGAACGATATAGTCGCTAACGATTATGGGGCTATCGTCCATCCATCTTTCACAGATAGGGAGCTCGATATAATAGCGAAGCTACTCGGTGTGAAAGTGATGAGGGGGAGGGTGGGAGGGATCCCAGTAGTAGGTTCCTTAGTCGTCGCTAATAACAGGGGTTGCCTCATCTCACCGTCTGTCGATGACTCCGAACTAAAGGGCATCTCGGATACACTCGGAGTGGAGTGCCTGAAGGGGACTATAAACGATGGCATCATTTACGTCAGAGTGGGGTTAGTGGCATGCGATTCCGGCGCTTTAGTCGGGTTCCCGACTACCCCAGTTGAGATAGAGAACTTAGCGGAAGCGCTTAAAATAGAGCCCTGA
- a CDS encoding 30S ribosomal protein S19e, with the protein MPTARDVRADLLIERLKEELKKFDGIKPPDWAHYTKTGSHKERPPIQEDWWYIRAASLLRTLYLRGEPVGVERLRTKYGGRKKRGVRPERFAKGSGHVIRLILQQLESLGLVEKVEGRGRRITPAGISLLDKLASEIIRELNITPGKVVPP; encoded by the coding sequence ATGCCGACCGCTAGAGATGTGAGAGCGGACCTCTTGATAGAGAGGTTGAAGGAGGAGCTGAAGAAGTTCGATGGGATCAAGCCGCCGGACTGGGCTCATTACACGAAGACAGGTTCTCATAAGGAGAGACCGCCTATACAGGAGGACTGGTGGTACATAAGAGCTGCCTCACTGCTCAGGACCCTCTACTTGAGGGGCGAGCCCGTGGGGGTAGAGAGGCTCCGCACTAAGTACGGAGGGAGGAAGAAGAGAGGGGTCAGACCTGAGAGGTTCGCTAAAGGGAGCGGGCATGTCATAAGGCTCATACTCCAGCAACTTGAGTCGCTAGGGCTAGTAGAGAAAGTAGAGGGCAGAGGGAGGAGGATAACTCCAGCAGGAATCTCCTTACTGGATAAGCTAGCTAGTGAGATAATCAGGGAGTTGAATATAACTCCAGGGAAGGTGGTGCCACCATGA
- a CDS encoding DNA-binding protein has translation MSEDEVLRRLQEKILAEMSERREREEEVRELQRIDAIVKSLLTTDAWQRLKRVELVKPELANDVKIYLIQLYSAGKLTRKLTDDELKALLASLAERGRRDFNIRIV, from the coding sequence ATGAGCGAGGATGAAGTCCTAAGGAGGCTTCAAGAGAAGATATTGGCTGAGATGAGCGAGAGAAGGGAGAGAGAAGAGGAAGTTAGGGAGCTTCAGAGGATAGATGCTATAGTCAAATCCCTACTGACGACAGATGCATGGCAGAGGTTGAAGAGAGTGGAGCTCGTTAAACCTGAGTTAGCTAACGACGTTAAGATATACCTCATCCAACTATATTCAGCTGGCAAGCTCACTAGGAAGCTAACTGATGATGAGTTGAAGGCACTCTTAGCGAGTCTAGCTGAGAGGGGGAGGAGGGATTTCAATATAAGGATCGTTTGA
- a CDS encoding signal recognition particle-docking protein FtsY (signal recognition protein receptor; functions in the targeting and insertion of membrane proteins), whose translation MLGSLIDRLSSLGIAKKKWSKRDVLNTFNELEIEFLSRGIPPSLLEKLRDLVSIKLEGVETKGDPREVVRRAVRESILEITPRPVKIEDLRGGGKLFRVVFFGFNGVGKSLSIVKLAKYLQDMGSRVLVVSADTYRAAAGEQLEGYCKAAGITIFKGQRGSDPSAVCFDAMNMALARGYSHLLIDTAGRNYLNRNLIDELKKIVRVVEPDLRVLVLDGIAGNDVLSQCDSFNEVGYDAIIVTKVDAGGLIVPLFASIHSGKPVLFLGTGQRFSDIAEFDPIAAVEIILGS comes from the coding sequence GTGCTAGGTAGTTTGATAGATAGATTGAGCTCCTTAGGTATAGCTAAGAAGAAGTGGAGCAAGAGAGATGTCCTCAATACCTTCAATGAATTGGAGATAGAGTTCCTCTCCAGAGGGATCCCCCCTTCCTTGCTCGAGAAACTGAGAGATCTCGTATCAATCAAGCTGGAGGGCGTTGAGACGAAGGGGGACCCGAGGGAGGTCGTCAGGAGGGCAGTAAGGGAATCAATTTTAGAGATCACTCCGAGACCTGTGAAGATCGAGGATTTGAGGGGAGGGGGGAAGTTATTCAGGGTAGTATTCTTCGGATTCAACGGAGTCGGGAAGTCGCTCAGCATAGTCAAGTTAGCTAAGTACCTACAGGATATGGGAAGCAGGGTCCTCGTAGTCTCAGCGGACACTTATAGGGCTGCAGCAGGGGAGCAGTTAGAGGGCTATTGCAAGGCCGCGGGTATAACTATTTTCAAAGGGCAGAGGGGTTCTGATCCTTCAGCTGTCTGCTTCGATGCTATGAACATGGCATTAGCGAGAGGTTACTCCCACCTCTTAATAGATACTGCTGGCAGGAATTACTTGAATAGGAACTTGATAGATGAACTAAAGAAGATAGTCAGGGTAGTTGAGCCGGACTTGAGGGTACTGGTTTTAGATGGTATCGCGGGGAATGATGTCCTGAGTCAATGCGATTCCTTCAATGAGGTAGGTTATGATGCGATTATAGTGACGAAAGTAGATGCTGGAGGCCTCATAGTCCCCCTTTTCGCCTCAATACATTCAGGGAAGCCTGTCCTTTTCCTGGGGACTGGTCAACGTTTCTCAGATATAGCTGAATTCGATCCCATCGCTGCAGTAGAGATTATATTGGGGAGCTAG
- the rpl39e gene encoding 50S ribosomal protein L39e (part of the polypeptide exit tunnel in the 50S ribosomal complex) yields MASQRLLSSKLRYASVMKSNKRLPTWVFVKTRRRVRGRPRRNWRRSRLQL; encoded by the coding sequence ATGGCTTCCCAAAGGCTCTTGAGTAGTAAACTCAGGTATGCTAGTGTCATGAAGAGCAATAAGAGGCTCCCGACTTGGGTCTTCGTGAAAACTAGGAGGAGGGTCAGGGGAAGGCCGAGAAGGAATTGGAGGAGGAGTAGGCTCCAGCTTTAG
- the argF gene encoding ornithine carbamoyltransferase translates to MSALRGLRGRDFLTLLDLTPLEFRALLRRSWEHKYGLVPKDLLKGKYVAGIFEKPSTRTRVSISVATFDLGGVFLELPISNLQIARGESIRDTAEVLSRFVHAIAARVKQHSTLEELARWASVPVINLLSDKFHPLQALADIFTIQEFFGDKRVKVVFLGDGSANTNHSLMVASALMGYDYTVGAPKEYWPSSDVVKRVEEIMEETGGTLNILEDPVEAVRGADIIYTDTWKSMGVEDIERRMQVFPPYQVNMEIVKKANPKVKVMHCQPWYIGEEITEDVAYSEYSIAFEQAENRLHTAKAVLEALLS, encoded by the coding sequence ATGTCCGCGTTAAGGGGCCTCAGGGGGAGGGATTTCCTAACTCTATTAGATCTCACACCTCTGGAGTTCAGAGCTCTGCTCAGGAGATCTTGGGAGCATAAATATGGTTTAGTACCTAAGGACTTGCTAAAGGGGAAATACGTAGCTGGTATATTCGAGAAACCCTCGACGAGGACCAGAGTCTCCATCAGCGTCGCTACATTCGACCTGGGGGGCGTCTTCCTCGAGCTCCCTATATCGAACCTTCAGATAGCTAGGGGTGAGAGCATAAGGGACACTGCTGAAGTGCTCAGCAGGTTCGTGCACGCTATAGCTGCTAGAGTGAAACAGCACTCTACACTCGAGGAACTAGCTAGATGGGCTAGCGTCCCAGTTATAAATCTACTCAGCGATAAATTCCATCCCCTCCAAGCATTAGCGGATATCTTCACAATTCAGGAGTTCTTCGGCGATAAGAGAGTTAAAGTAGTTTTCTTAGGAGATGGGAGCGCTAACACAAATCACAGCTTGATGGTAGCTTCCGCTCTAATGGGTTACGATTACACTGTCGGTGCTCCTAAGGAGTACTGGCCATCTAGCGATGTCGTGAAGAGAGTTGAGGAGATAATGGAGGAGACTGGAGGTACATTGAATATTTTAGAGGATCCAGTAGAAGCTGTTAGGGGCGCCGATATAATATACACGGATACTTGGAAGTCCATGGGAGTAGAGGATATCGAGAGGAGGATGCAAGTCTTCCCACCTTATCAAGTTAACATGGAGATCGTTAAGAAAGCGAATCCGAAGGTCAAAGTCATGCACTGCCAACCCTGGTATATAGGGGAGGAGATAACTGAGGACGTCGCTTATAGTGAATACTCAATAGCCTTTGAACAAGCAGAGAATAGATTGCATACAGCTAAAGCAGTACTCGAAGCTTTACTATCTTAA
- a CDS encoding 60S ribosomal protein L31, translating into MAEITFNFNIGILLRAKYPAKKRAARAVKMIRDLVRRYAKLNDYEIRVRPELNELLWSRGASNPPGKVRVRVVIDEEGKIATIWPA; encoded by the coding sequence ATGGCGGAAATCACTTTCAATTTCAATATAGGGATCCTCCTGAGGGCGAAGTATCCAGCTAAGAAGAGAGCAGCTAGGGCTGTTAAGATGATAAGGGATCTCGTGAGGAGATACGCTAAATTGAATGATTACGAGATAAGAGTTAGGCCTGAGCTAAATGAACTCCTTTGGAGCAGAGGGGCTTCTAATCCACCGGGGAAGGTTAGAGTGAGAGTAGTGATAGATGAAGAGGGAAAGATAGCGACTATCTGGCCAGCTTGA